The Castor canadensis chromosome 13, mCasCan1.hap1v2, whole genome shotgun sequence genome has a window encoding:
- the LOC109675956 gene encoding sphingosine 1-phosphate receptor 3: MATTVRPRPLPILGNETLLAHYNYVGKLEGRLRDPPKGSTLTTILFLVICSFIVLENLMVLIAIWKNNKFHNRMYFFIGNLALCDLLAGIVYKVNILMSGKKTFSLSLTVWFLREGSMFVALGASTCSLLAIAIERHLTMIKMRPYDANKKHRVFLLIGMCWLFAFSLGALPILGWNCLQNFSDCSTILPLYSKKYIAFCISIFIAILVTIVILYARIYFLVKSSSRKVANHNNSERSMALLRTVVIVVSVFIACWAPLFILFLIDVACRVKECSILFKDQWFIMLAVLNSAMNPIIYTLASKEMRRAFFRLVCSCLVRSQGAHNSPMQPALDPSRSKSSTSNNSSHSPKIKEDLPRAATSPCITDRNRMLQNGVVCK; encoded by the coding sequence ATGGCAACCACAGTCCGGCCACGCCCCCTGCCCATCTTGGGGAATGAGACTCTGCTGGCACATTACAACTACGTGGGTAAGCTGGAAGGCAGGCTGCGGGACCCCCCCAAGGGCAGCACACTCACCACCATCCTCTTCTTGGTCATCTGCAGCTTCATTGTCTTGGAGAACCTGATGGTTTTGATTGCCatctggaaaaataataaatttcacaaCCGCATGTACTTTTTCATTGGCAATTTGGCTCTCTGTGACCTGCTGGCAGGCATAGTGTACAAGGTCAACATTCTGATGTCAGGCAAAAAGACGTTTAGCCTGTCTCTGACGGTCTGGTTCCTCAGGGAGGGCAGTATGTTCGTGGCTCTCGGGGCATCCACCTGCAGCTTACTGGCCATCGCCATTGAGCGGCACTTGACAATGATCAAGATGAGACCCTATGACGCCAACAAGAAGCACCGTGTCTTCCTTCTGATTGGGATGTGTTGGCTCTTTGCGTTTTCGCTGGGCGCCCTGCCCATCCTGGGCTGGAATTGCTTGCAGAACTTCTCTGACTGCTCCACCATCTTGCCTCTCTACTCCAAGAAGTACATTGCCTTCTGTATCAGCATCTTTATAGCTATCCTGGTGACCATCGTTATCCTGTATGCACGCATCTATTTCCTGGTCAAGTCCAGCAGCCGCAAGGTGGCCAACCACAACAACTCAGAACGGTCCATGGCCCTGCTGCGAACGGTGGTGATTGTAGTGAGTGTGTTCATCGCTTGCTGGGCCCCCCTTTTCATCCTCTTCCTCATCGACGTGGCCTGCAGGGTGAAGGAGTGCTCTATATTGTTCAAGGATCAGTGGTTCATCATGTTGGCTGTCCTCAACTCTGCCATGAACCCTATCATCTACACGTTGGCTAGCAAGGAGATGCGGCGTGCCTTCTTCCGGCTGGTCTGCAGCTGCCTGGTCAGGAGCCAGGGGGCCCATAACTCGCCCATGCAACCTGCACTCGACCCAAGCAGAAGCAAATCGAGCACCAGCAACAACAGCAGCCACTCCCCAAAGATCAAGGAAGACCTGCCCCGTGCAGCCACCTCTCCCTGCATCACTGACAGAAACAGAATGCTTCAGAACGGGGTCGTGTGCAAGTGA